A segment of the Suncus etruscus isolate mSunEtr1 chromosome 19, mSunEtr1.pri.cur, whole genome shotgun sequence genome:
GGTACAGGTCAGTGAGCAGAGGCCGAGCGGCCGCCAAGCCCTCGGGGTCCTGCTCCTCGGACGCCATCGCCCCAGCTCCACTGGCCTGGCCCGGCCTGGCCCAGGGCCCTCCCGCGTGACACCCGGCGGCACCGCCCTTCCCCGTCCCTGAACCTGGGTCCCAGGCCCGCCGTTCTCTCCGCCTCCCAGCTCTGCCCAGCTAGGCCCTGGGCGGCCCCTTGGCGGTTCAAGTTTCCAGGAAGGCGAtcagaggagaaagggaaaagggcCCTGCCCTGTGCCCGTGGGCATGCCCGTCACCTTTGCCCTGCCACACCTAGCCCAGGTGCTGGGCCCTGCTCCCTGCCAGCACTGGCCCGCTCTCAGCAGGCTTGCATAGTGGGCTTGTTCCCTGAGCTCTGAGACAAGCACCGGTGGCCGCAGGTAGGGAAATAACGGTTGGGGGGTGTTCCCGGAAGGGGCAGGAGGCGGGAAGCTCGCGTGTTGCCCTGGCAGTAGGGCCCTTGGGTCAGCTCTCGGTAGTGGCACGGGGATAGGGGGCCCCAGGGACAGGGAGTCCCACAGGCACCGCCCATAGTGGGGAGAGAATACATTGCAGAGACACAGGGTCTGACAGGACTTGGGGGAGCAGCAGCAGCTGCCCCAAAGCCAGGGAACACCCCCAAAGCAGGTGCCTGGAAGTTCCTTCCAGAAAAGGAGTTCAGGAGTAGAGTCTGGGAGGAGTCCGAGATGGAACCTTTCCTGCCCCACCCACTCCCTGAGCCCAGGAATGCCTAGACAAGTCAGTGGACCCTTATATGTCCTGGCGCCCCCCTCCCCACCTTTAGAgccccctcccaccctccctccttcccagccCAGGAGCCCACAAGACAGGAGTCAGGGTGCGAGAAAGTGTCTTTATTAAGGCAGGAAGGAGGCTCAGATCTTGTTGAAGGCCGCAATGTCCACACTTTGCACCTGGAGAAAGAAGGCAGGTCACAGGGTGCAGCcgctccccaccccagcccaccGCCCGCTCCGGGCCTTCCGTCCACTCACATGATCCTCAAACTTGGTGATTTCCTCCTCCAGCAGGTCTGTGCCCACCTTGTCATCCTCTACCACACACTGGATCTGAAGCTTGCGGATGCCGTAGCCCACGGGCACCAGCTTGGAGCCCCcccaagtcagcccatccagctGCACGGAGCGCACGCAGGCCTCCAGCTGTGCCATGTCCGTCTCATCGTCCCACTGTGGGAGCGGGCAGCAGGTCAGAGGGGGCCGGgcgcctcctccctcccctctccaccTATCCCACACTCACAGGCTTCACATCCAGGAGGATGGACGACTTGGCCACCAGCGCGGGCTTCTTGGCCTTCTTCTCGGCGTACTGCCGCAGCCGCTCCTCCCGCAGCCGCGCTGcctccttgtcctcctcctcgTCGCTGCCAAACAGGTCCAGGTCATTGTCGTCACCCTCTGCGGCGGCTGCTTTCTGGACGGGGGCTTGCACTTGGCGCATGGGGGACACATGCTGcgtggggagggagaggagggcagTGAGGGCCGAGAGGGCAGGCAGGAGGGCGACGGAGAGGAAAAGGAGGGCAGCGAGGAAGAAGGAAGTAGGGCAGCGAGGACAGGGAGGAGGACGGCAGGTAAAAGGGCAGTGAGGACGCCCTCAGtggggccctggggggcaggcaCACCTGGGTCTGCGGGGTGGCCCGGTGGGCCGGTGAGCTCTTCTCCAGGGCGCTCAGCCGGGCCTCCAGTTTGGAGAGGGCCTGCTGCAGGCCTTGCACCACTGCAGGGGGACAGGGGAAGGTCAGCAAGGGACAGGCACAGGCGTGGGGCATGGGATGTGGGGTTTCCCCGCCAGCCAGGCTCACCGCCTCGCAAGCCCTGGTTCTCCAGCTCCAGGCTGGCTATGCGCAGCACCAACTCGCTGTGGTCTCCACCTGGCCCACTGGAGGTGCCCATACCAGAACCCTGCAAGACAGGGGACATGAGGGGGGCTGGCATGTACCAGGAAGGGAGCCTTTCACAGAAAGCTGAGATGACAGCCAGCTCATCCCCACTCTTAGCCAAGCATAAAGCAGGGTGTCTGGCTACCCCCACAGGGCCCTGGCATACATTACAGAGCTGCCAACCAGACAGGACCAACAAAGGACGTAGTCCTGGAGGCAGCCCAGCTTGGGGCTTCAGTGGAGCTGGACAGCACTGCCCAGGAGCTGGGAGGGGGAAGCCACTGGGCGGCTGGTAGGTGTGGGCAGGGACCTAGTAACCACCTTTGTGCACTGTGCCCAGAGTAGGATGCACCTCTGAAGGAGCCTCAGCCCCTTCCTATGGACCCTATGCCAAGCTAACATTCAGGCCCAGACAGGCACACTACACTGCCCAGGATCTAGGGCACCTCTGAAAGGGGGCTAATGCAGCTGAGACCCAATCTCGTCAGAAGGGCGTGGGAGGCCCCAGGGCTCCTGTCCAGCTGTGTCCCATTCTCTAGAGCTCAGGCCCCCATGACTGTCTTTATTCCCCTTGCCTTAGCCTAGCCACAGCCCTGCTGGGTGACCAGGACTGGCATGGGACGTAGACTGTGGGACAGCAGAGGGCTGCCCAGCACAACCCACAGACACCAGCCTTTACTTGTAAAGTCCAGCTGCAGGGCCCTGGTGCAGGGGGTGGATGGGCCTCTGCTCCCCAGACAGCAGGAAAGGCCTATGCTTGGGGGCAGTGGTGCCTGGGACTGGTGATACGGGAAGAACTCCAAAGTCCTGGTGCAAACCAAGCCAGCCTGCCTGAGCGTACGTCCTCTGAAAGGTCAGCTGGGCACTACTCAGCCAGGCCAGAAAGACCAGGTCCAAAGGGCAGGAACCAGCTGATAAATCTCAGCAGCCAATGAGCTCCGGAGGAGAGCAGGGCGGGAGATGGGGTCAAATGATGAGGCAGAGGGTTGGGCCAGGAGGGGGCAGGGAGAAGGGCTGAGGGCTGAGGGCTGGAgccgggagagagagagagccaggccAAATGAGCAGATAAGGTGGCCAGAAggtccctgagcagagctgggaggaTGAGTGTAAGGAAGGAAAGCACTGCCTTGCCTACCCTCTCTGTCTTAAGGAGGGGGTCCTGTCTGGGGGTGGCCATGGCAGAACTAGACGTCCCCTGTCAAGCATCCCGAGCACTCAGGGGGCTGGGGGCAGGCAGAGGCTCAGCAGGAGGAAAGGAGACAGGCTTCactgcagggtggggtggggctggATGTCTTCAGGTACCACACAGCCCAGACAGTGCCAGGGGATCCAAGGGAGCCCACACGTGAAGGCAGCAGCACCACCAGGTACTCACTCCAGCCAGGGATTTCTGGATGTTCTCTCTGGCCCGGGCAATGTCACGGAGGATGAGGCTGGCGCCGTTCTCCTGCGGACAGGGCAGAAAGAACCAACATTCcagcattaaaaattttaatttaaaaaaaaggggggagggcggagcaacagcacagcaggaagggtgttcgCCTTtattgcggctgacccaggtttgtttgatcctcggcatcccatatggtcccctgagcctaccaagggcggtttctgagcgtcaccaggtatggccccaaaacaaaaaacaaaaacaaggtaaaaataaagtaaaaataatcaacaaGTGAAAAGTGCCTTGCTGTGGGGAGCAGAGCAGAAGCCAGCAAGGAGAAGCGGAATCCTGGCTGCCCACCAAGGCCCCCACCTGGTGCGAGGAGCCGCCGGCTGGCCCATTCATCTGCTCGTAGAATTTCTTCTCTGCATCGTCGAACTTGAACTTGTCGAACCAAATCTTCTCGTGCATGAGGAAGTTGGTGGCCATTTTCCTGCTGGAAGATTGAGGGGGGCAGACTGAGGCATGACTGGGCCCCTACTGGCCCCCCGTGGGAGTAGCAGCTGGCCCTGGCACTCAGGGCAGAAGGGATGAGAAGGGCAGGCCCCGGCAGCCCCATGCCAGCTGCAAAACTACGCCAGGTCAGGTTCAGGCCAGGAGAGGCTGGTGGCCTCAACACCCTGCATAGTCAAATCCATCACTAGCCACTTGGGAGTGCTCGGGCATATATGTCCGGAGACTCCCACTCCACCCACCCCACCTCTGGCCCCAGTGATGGCGCAGCCAGGCTCCTGAGAACGTTCTCAGATCTATGTCCGGATCCGAGGGCATCATACTGGGAGCAAGAGCTGTCCGAAGTCAGTGGACACTTTTAGGGTCCAAGGGCCCAAAGATGCTGAGGCTTCTGGTGTGCCATAGCACGTTCACCTCAGCCCCAGGTGGTGGGGAGGAGCCGGAGGGCCCGGTCAACGCTCCTCCCCACCACCTGGGGCTAACCCTGGAGACCAAGCTGCCCTCTGCCTTGTGTACAGCGGGCCCAAGAACCTCAGGGTCCCGAGTCATTAGTCCTACTTGGGTCTCAGGCTGGATGTGGTCGGGCCAACCCGAGGAGCGGGGCGATGAGCCATAGCCTCCAGGCGCCAGGCCATGCGTAGGGCCTCAGCGGCGTGGTGGCGGCACTCAGCGGAGTCATAGGCAGACTTGCTCAGCCAGGGGCCCTCTGCGTCCTTGTGCAGGAGGTACCAGTGTGGCAGGGCCGGGGACGTCTCCCCCTCCGGCCTCCGAGGCCCAGCCCGCTTGCTTCCTGGGCCGTTGCGGGCCCGGCGGTCTCTGCGGCCCCGCCTGGCGCCACTGTCGGCCTGGCTGGCCCGCTCCTGCAGACGCACCTTCCCAGGGGGGTGGCCGTCGAACAGGGCCTCGTAGAAACCCCTCTCGGCAGCATCATAGCGCGGCTTGTCCAGCCACACCTCCCGCACCAGCGCCTGCAAACTCCCCAAGGGGGGCTGCCCGTTGGCTGGAGGGCTGGGCAGGCGGGGGACGGGGACGTCCTGATCGGGGGCAGCGACCCTCTGGGGGATGTCAAGAGACCCCTGCTGGCTGCTCCTCTCGGTGGCAGTGGACAGCAGCAGCAGGGACTGTGACCACTCCATGAAGGCCCGTTCGGCCTGGTCGAAGACCGGTTTGTTCACCCAGATGCCCCAGGCCATGTGGTGACAAGCCACCAGGACACCGTGGGCGCAGGGGCCCAGCGGGGCTAGGATCTGCGGCCGGGCAACCTGGGCAGCCGCATCTGCCAACCTCTGGAGATAGCAGCTCTCAGCCTGGTCAAAAAGGGGTTTGTCGAGCCAGACGTGGTCGGCTGAGAGGCCCACAAGGGCCAGGTCCGCGGAGCATGGCCCTCCCCTGGGGGACCGCTTCCTTTTCTTCTGGGATGGCTTCTTCCCCGGGCGGCCCCTGCCCGGCTCAGTGTGACCGCTCTCCAGGGCCTCCCTGGCAGCATCCTTCGTGTCCTCAGGGCCAGGCCCGTTTAGAGCTGGGGCCTCACTCGGGGGCTGTAGGGGGGCGGTGGCTTGCGTGGCCTCCCCATGGGTCTGTGTGTCCTCCCCGCTGCTCTCCGGGGCACGGGGGGCCTTCCCGCTCCTCATCTTCAGCGCAGCGTGAAAAGCAAGCACAGGGTGGTAGTTGCAGCGGGCAGATCCCACATGGCAATCCAGGACCCCCAGACCCCCCAGCATACTGCGGGGACCCAGGACACAGCCATGGGGGTGCCACTAGGATGCCACATGCAAAAGGTATGAACCAAGCAGAAGGAAGCAAGTGTCATGGGAGTGGGTCTCAGGCCCTAGGCCCCGCTCACTGCTGCAGAAGGGCATAGGACAGCACCCCCTAGAAAGCCCCCGCATCACCCCATGTCTTGCTGAAAATGCCGCTCACTGGAGCAGCAGCACCAGCCAGGTGTCCTGCCAAACTGAAGGGGCAGAGGACATGTCCTGCTCCAGGAAGTTCCTCCCCACTGGGGTGAAGGTATGGTCTCTGGGGTCAGCCTGAGTCTGGGGTTGCCTCCAGCGAGTGTGGTCCCAGTCAGGAAGAGACTAGAGCCCACTAGGCGGGAGGCGAGGCATCACACTGTACTCTGACACAGGGTGCCCAAGGGACCAACAAGCCTGAAGGACCAGCTCCTGGGGCCTCCCTCTGCCCACCTTGCAAAGGGGCAGCCTGATGGACACATGCTCCTGGCCTGCCTCAGGCTCGGCCCCTGGGGAACatggtggggtggggatggggatcACGCATGTGCAGGGCTGGGATGGAGCCCAGGATCCCCAGGCTGGCCCTTGCCTTCCCCTACAGGACAGCGGTGGCACTCACCAAGGCCAGGCAGCTGCCAGCTAGGCAGTGGGGTTGAGAACATGCACCCAGGAGGCCTCGGCATTGTGACATCACCCACTGTGTCTGAGGGGACAGCACAGGGAGCCCTCAAAGCAGCCAGACAAGAGCAGGCGTCTTGCCAGCCTGGGGCTCTTGTATCTGACAGCCCACATCAGGTGGGTCTGAGTGGAGCGGCCCCCACCCCCGTGGGGCGCAGGCACCCTGATACTCACTTCAATTTTAGTGTCCTAGGAGAGCATAAAGAGAAAGCAGCGAGTTAGAGGTGGCGGCCCGCGGCCCCAGCAGGAGGGATCCCCTTTTGGAAGCAGCCAGCAAGATGGACAGGCGAATCCGGCCAAGGTGAAGGATGCACAGCACCAGCCACCCCGGGACACTGCTTGGGCCTCACTCTAAATGAAGTTCTCTAGAGGCCTCGGCCGGCGCAGGAGCACCGATCACCTGAGTCCCCTCCCTAAGCGTGCTTCAACTCAGAGGGCTTGGGGACAGAAGGAGCAGAGCAGGGCAGCATCGACAGCAGGGGTTCCTGGGTGAGAAGTCAAGGCCTCTGCTAGTGAGGGACCAGCTGAGAGCCCATCCTCTCCTCACCCCTGCTGGCTTGACATAcctacaaggggccggagagatagcggccaacccaggaacgactttggtttgaatcctggcatcccatatggtcccctgagcctgccaggggcgatttctgagcacagagccagtagtgacccctgtgTATTGCCGGGTGtgaattcccccccccaaaaaaaagacatgccTACAAAGGGT
Coding sequences within it:
- the EEF1D gene encoding elongation factor 1-delta isoform X2, with the translated sequence MLGGLGVLDCHVGSARCNYHPVLAFHAALKMRSGKAPRAPESSGEDTQTHGEATQATAPLQPPSEAPALNGPGPEDTKDAAREALESGHTEPGRGRPGKKPSQKKRKRSPRGGPCSADLALVGLSADHVWLDKPLFDQAESCYLQRLADAAAQVARPQILAPLGPCAHGVLVACHHMAWGIWVNKPVFDQAERAFMEWSQSLLLLSTATERSSQQGSLDIPQRVAAPDQDVPVPRLPSPPANGQPPLGSLQALVREVWLDKPRYDAAERGFYEALFDGHPPGKVRLQERASQADSGARRGRRDRRARNGPGSKRAGPRRPEGETSPALPHWYLLHKDAEGPWLSKSAYDSAECRHHAAEALRMAWRLEAMAHRPAPRVGPTTSSLRPNRKMATNFLMHEKIWFDKFKFDDAEKKFYEQMNGPAGGSSHQGSGMGTSSGPGGDHSELVLRIASLELENQGLRGVVQGLQQALSKLEARLSALEKSSPAHRATPQTQHVSPMRQVQAPVQKAAAAEGDDNDLDLFGSDEEEDKEAARLREERLRQYAEKKAKKPALVAKSSILLDVKPWDDETDMAQLEACVRSVQLDGLTWGGSKLVPVGYGIRKLQIQCVVEDDKVGTDLLEEEITKFEDHVQSVDIAAFNKI
- the EEF1D gene encoding elongation factor 1-delta isoform X1: MLGGLGVLDCHVGSARCNYHPVLAFHAALKMRSGKAPRAPESSGEDTQTHGEATQATAPLQPPSEAPALNGPGPEDTKDAAREALESGHTEPGRGRPGKKPSQKKRKRSPRGGPCSADLALVGLSADHVWLDKPLFDQAESCYLQRLADAAAQVARPQILAPLGPCAHGVLVACHHMAWGIWVNKPVFDQAERAFMEWSQSLLLLSTATERSSQQGSLDIPQRVAAPDQDVPVPRLPSPPANGQPPLGSLQALVREVWLDKPRYDAAERGFYEALFDGHPPGKVRLQERASQADSGARRGRRDRRARNGPGSKRAGPRRPEGETSPALPHWYLLHKDAEGPWLSKSAYDSAECRHHAAEALRMAWRLEAMAHRPAPRVGPTTSSLRPNRKMATNFLMHEKIWFDKFKFDDAEKKFYEQMNGPAGGSSHQENGASLILRDIARARENIQKSLAGGSGMGTSSGPGGDHSELVLRIASLELENQGLRGVVQGLQQALSKLEARLSALEKSSPAHRATPQTQHVSPMRQVQAPVQKAAAAEGDDNDLDLFGSDEEEDKEAARLREERLRQYAEKKAKKPALVAKSSILLDVKPWDDETDMAQLEACVRSVQLDGLTWGGSKLVPVGYGIRKLQIQCVVEDDKVGTDLLEEEITKFEDHVQSVDIAAFNKI
- the EEF1D gene encoding elongation factor 1-delta isoform X3 — its product is MATNFLMHEKIWFDKFKFDDAEKKFYEQMNGPAGGSSHQENGASLILRDIARARENIQKSLAGGSGMGTSSGPGGDHSELVLRIASLELENQGLRGVVQGLQQALSKLEARLSALEKSSPAHRATPQTQHVSPMRQVQAPVQKAAAAEGDDNDLDLFGSDEEEDKEAARLREERLRQYAEKKAKKPALVAKSSILLDVKPWDDETDMAQLEACVRSVQLDGLTWGGSKLVPVGYGIRKLQIQCVVEDDKVGTDLLEEEITKFEDHVQSVDIAAFNKI